The DNA sequence ATCGATGGCGCCTGGAGTGACGCGAGCGATGGCACGCGCGTCGCCGACGTCAACCCGGCCACACATGAGGTCATCGCGGAGATCCAGTTCGCGGGAGTCTCGGACGTCGACCGCGCGGTGGAAGCCGCGCGGTCGGCAGCCGGTCCCTGGGCCTCCCTCAATCCGCACAAGCGCAGCGCCCTGCTGTGGAAGCTGGCCGATCTGATCGAGGCCAACGCCGAGGAGTTGGCTCGCCTGGAGACGGCAGACAACGGGAAGCCGTTCTTCGAATCCCACAAAGTGGACCTGCCCAGTGTCGTGGAGAACTTCCGCTACTTCGCGGGGCTCGCCGACAAGGTGCAGGGCGATACCATCCCGGTTGCGGGCCCCTTCCTCAACTACACGCTCCGGGAGCCGGTCGGAGTGGTGGGCATCATCGTTCCGTGGAACTTCCCGCTGTCGCTGGCGGCCTGGAAGGTGGCCCCTGCCCTGGCCTGCGGAAACACCATTGTCCTGAAGCCCGCCGAAGAGACCCCGTTGACTGCGCTACGTCTGGCCGAGCTGGCCGGTGAAGCAGGGTTTCCTCCCGGCGTGCTCAACGTGATCGCGGGAGACGGGGAGACCACCGGCGCGGCCCTCGTGCGACATCCTGGCGTGGACGCCGTCGCGTTCACCGGCTCCACCGAGGTGGGCCGCATCGTCATGAGAACCGCGGCCGATACACTGAAGAAGGTGTCCCTGGAGCTCGGCGGGAAGAGCCCGAACATCGTCTTCGCGGACGCGGATCTGAAGGCCGCCGTGCGCGGTGCGTCCACCGGCATCTTCTACGGTATGGGCGAGGTGTGCGCGGCGGGTTCGCGTATCCTGGTCGAGAGCAGCATCTACGACGACTTCGTGGCTGCCTTCGCGGAGCGCGCCGCGACCATGAACGTGGGCGATCCCATGGACGGCAAGACCCGGATCGGCGCCATCGTGAGCCCAGCGCAGACCGAGCGGATCATGCGTTATGTGGATGCAGGCAGGGCGGAAGGGGCACGCCTCCTGTGTGGTGGAGAGCGGGTGCAGGTGAACGGTCGCGGGAACTTCGTCACGGCCACCGCGTTTGCGGACGTCGATCCCGGCATGACCATCGCACAAGAGGAGATCTTCGGTCCGGTAGCCGCCATCGTGCGCTTCGAAGACCTCGACGACGCCATCCGCATCGGCAACGACACCATCTACGGCCTGGCCGCGGGCGTCTGGACCCGGGACATCGGCAAGGCCCACCGCGTGGCCAAGGAGTTGAAGGCGGGGACCGTCTGGATCAACACCTACAACCAGTACGACTCCGCCTCCCCCTTCGGTGGGTACAAGTCGAGCGGGTTCGGGCGTGATCTGGGCTACCAGGCAGCGCTCGAGAAGTACACGCAGACCAAGAGCGTTTGGGTGGCGTTGGACCGCTAGCGGTCGCGACCCGGTCGTTGTTCCGTAGGCGGCGCCAGTAGGCCTGGAGCGTTGTTGGGAATCTCCAGATCAATGAGGCGGGTCATGCGATCGTCCCTGGCACTGCGCACCTTGGCGGGGGCTCTCCTCCTCGTCGCGGCGCCTGCTCTTGCCCAGACCCCACACATCCGGGTGACCCTCCTCGGCACGGGGCGCCCCGATCCGGCCGTCGACCGGTTCGGCCCGGCCACACTCGTGCAGGCCGGCGGACAGACGCTCCTGTTCGACGCTGGCCGGGGCGTGACGCAGCGCCTTTGGCAATCGGGCATTCCGTTGGGGACGGTGCGCGCCCTCTTTCTCACGCACCTCCACTCCGACCACACAGTCGGGATTCCGGACCTTTGGCTGACCGGTTGGCTGCCGACGCCGTTCGGTCGACGGGATCAGCCGTTGGAGGTATGGGGGCCGGAGGGGACGGGCGCGATGATGACCCACCTGAGGGAAGCCTACGACTGGGATGTCCGCGTGCGCCGCGACGGAGAGCACCTGCCGCCGGCCGGCATCGAGGTCACCGCCCACGATGTGGAGGAGGGCCTGGTCTTCGATCGCGAGGGAGTACGGGTGACGGTGTTCCTCGTGGACCACGGTGGATTGCTCGAACCCGCGTTCGGCTACCGCGTGGATTACGCCGGACACTCTGTAGTGATCTCGGGCGACACCCGGCCCAGTGAGAACCTCATTCGCCATGCGTCCGGTGCCGACGTACTGGTGCACGAGGTGGCTGCGGTACGCCCAGAGCTGCTCGCGGCGTCCGCCTCGGCACCGGTGGCCCAACGAATCCTGGGCTTCCACACCTCGCCGGAGGACGCAGGCCGCGTGTTCGAGCGCGTGGCGCCGAAGCTGGCGGTGCTCACTCACGTGGTGCTTCTCACCACGGACCCCGCGTTCCCGCCACCTACGGCCGACCAGGTCTTGAGCCGAGCACAATCGACCTACGGTGGCCCGCTCATGCTCGGGGAAGATCTGATGGCGATCGAGATCGGAGACTCGGTGGCCGTCCATCGGCCGACCCCCAACCCTCGGTAGCAAGCGCGAAGCCAAAGGCTGACGGTGTACTCACGCTCCACGCGCCGGGAGTTGCTCTGCCGTCACGCAGCGCCCCTTGCCCCCGCCCGCCCCTCGCGACGGCCCTGCGCAGGTCACCGGTGCGTCAGCAGAACCCGAACCCCAAGGGAGGGACCCCGAGGCGGCGGCGCGCGGCCTTCTGCATGAACTGCTCGGTGTAGAGCCGGATGTGCGCGCCGCGCTGGTAGACCTCCACCATGTGCAGTTCCTGGGGCGAGATCATGCGCAGCTGATCCGCGCCCCCCAGCAGCGGCGCCTCGTCCAAGCAGACCTTGATCTCGGCCGGCCGGCCGCGCACATACGCGCAGTCCAGGGAGGCGTAGCTGATGAAGCTGCCTCGCGGGCACGGAATGAGATGGACGCCCGCGCGGCCGCGGATGAAGTCGAGCAGATCCGCAGCACCGGACCACAGCAGGTCCTGGCGCTCGATCGTGCGCACCGACACAGCCGTGGCGTTGCGCCGGCGCTTGAAGCGATCCGCGACCACCTTCACGCCCTCGAGGACGATGGGGTCCGGCTCCATCTCGATCTGCACGGGGCCGTCAGGAGCGAGCTCGATGAGCAGGTCCGCGTATCCCAGCATCTCGACCCGGTAGAGATCGGGGCCTGCGTGGACGCGTGGAAGGCGAAAACCTCCATCCGCCCGCGTGTAGGTGCCCCAGTCCGCCTGCTCAGGTCCGATCCAGGCGCCCAGCAGCGGCGTTCCCGTGCGGACGTCGACGATGTGCCCCACCAACGTGGGCGGCTCCTGGCTCGGCTGCTCCTGGGCCGTCAGGAACTGGGCGGTCGACAGCAACACCGCAAGCGAGGCGAGGGCGTGGCGCATGGAGTCCTCCGGCCAGGAGTAGAGCGGATGGCGGCTATCCTCTCCTACGCCTCCCCCCGCCAGAGGTTTCCCCTCCCGTGTACCGGGCGCGGCCCCGGCCGCCTGGCGCCGAGGCCCGTGGGGTCACCCCTGCGTCAGGTTGGGTCGATCGTCCGGTCCGCGCAACCCGGCGTCCAGGTCGTGCAGCAGGCCGTCCCGCACGTCGTAGATCCAGCCGTGCACGTGCAGCGTGCGATCCGCCTCCCAGGCCTCCGTGACCCAGGGGGTGGCCGCCACCGCGTCCACCTGAGCCAGGACGTTGAGCTCGCACAGGCGCCTCCAACGCGCCCCCGGCTCGGCCAACGTCCCCAACTCTCCGGCGTGCGCGTCCCGCACCGCTCGGATCGGCTCCAGCCACTGGTCGATCGGCCCCGCCAGGGGCTGCGCATCGAGGGCTGCCTGCACACCTCCGCACCCGTAGTGTCCGCAGACGATCACGTCCGTGACCTGAAGGGTGGCGACGGCATATTGCAGGACGGACTCGAGGTTGAGGTCCCCCGGGCGCACGACGTTGGCCACGTTGCGGTGCACGAACACCTCACCGGGGTCGAGGCCGACGATCTGGTTGGCGGGCACCCGGCTGTCCGAGCAGCCGATCCATAGGAAGCGAGGACTCTGCTGCCTTGAAAGGCGGGAGAAGAAGTCGGGGTCCTCGTGGACCCGGGCCTCGGCCCATTCCCGATTGTTGGCGAAGAGCTGGGGAAGAAAGCGCACCGTCTATCCATTCGCGGGTGTGAAGCGCGCGCCCGGCACACCGTGCCCCGGGGCACGCCCGGTTGGCCTTGCAGGGCCTGCCGGGCGCGGGTAGCCTAGGGCTCGCCGAACCCCGGGCCAAGTCCCCGCACCACGCAACCACCGCCCCTGTATGTCCCGAACCGTCTGGATCATCGACGCCGTGCGCACGCCGATCGGGCGCCATGGTGGCTCCCTGGCTTCGGTACGGCCGGACGACCTCGCCGCCCGCACGCTGGAGGCGCTCGTCGAGCGCACCGGGATCGATCCGGAGGCCCTCGACGACGTGATCTTCGGCTGCACCAATCAGGCGGGTGAGGACAACCGCAACGTGGCGCGCATGGCGCTGTTGCGGGCCGGTTTTCCGGTGACTGTGCCGGGCGTGACCCTCAACCGCCTCTGCGGCTCCGGCATGCAGGCCGTCCACAGCGCGTTCCATCAGATCCTGGCCGGCGAGGGGGACGCCTTCATCGTGGGCGGGGTGGAGAGCATGAGCCGCGCACCCTGGGTGCTGCTCAAACCGGAGACGGGCTATCCCCGCGGGACCCCGGAGGTCGCCGACACGGTGCTGGGCTGGCGTTTCACGAACCCGGCCCTCCCCGCCGAGTGGACGATCGGGCTGGGCGAGACCGCCGAGGTGGTGGCCGAGGAGTTCGGCGTGACGCGCGAGGCTCAGGACGACTTCGCCCTGGAGAGCCAGAGGCGAGCGGCCGAGGCGATGGAGGCGGGTCGCTTCCAGGCGGAGATCGTCCCGGTCCGCATCCCGCAGCGCAGAGGCGATCCCCTGGTGGTGGACGTCGACGAGCACCCGCGCCCGGAGACTACGCGCGAGGGCCTGGCCCGGCTCCGTCCGGTCTTCAAGGCGGGCGGCACCGTGACGGCCGGCAACTCTTCGGGACTGAACGACGGTGCCGCGGCCCTCTTGGTCATGGAGGAGTCCCGAGCCCGGGCGCTGGGGCTGGAACCGCTGGTGCGGGTGGTGGCCACGGGCACGGCCGGCCTGGAGCCCCATCGCATGGGCATGGGGCCGGTGCCCGCGTCCCGGAAGGCCCTGACCCGCGCGGGCCTGGGGCCTGCCGACCTGGACCTGATCGAGCTCAATGAGGCCTTCGCGGCCCAGGCGCTGCCCTGCGTCCGGGAGTTGGAGTTGGACCCCGCTCGCGTGAACGTGAACGGAGGCGCCATCGCGCTGGGCCATCCGGTGGGCTGCTCGGGCGCACGGATCCTGGTGACGCTCGCGCACGAGATGCGCCGCCGCGGCTCGCGGCACGGGCTGGCTTCCATGTGTATCGGCGTCGGCCAGGGCATCGCGACCGTCGTGGAGGGACCGTGAGCATCCGGCGCGTCACCGTCATCGGCGCGGGCACCATGGGACACGGCATCGCGCAGGTCGCGGCCGCCTCCGGCTACACCGTGGTGCTGAACGACGTCAGCGCAGCCGCGGTCGACGCCGGCCTGCAGCGCGTCCGCGCGAACCTCGACAAGGGTGTGGAGTTGGGGAAGGTGGACCCGAGCGCGCGCGACGTTACTCTGGCCCGCTTGAGCGGCAGCGGACGCGTCTCCGAGGCGGTTGCCGACGCCGACCTGGTGATCGAAGCCATCCCGGAGCGCGCCGATCTCAAGCGCGCTCTGTTCGCCGGAGTCGCTGCCTCCGCACCGACGGGAGCTCTGCTGGCCACCAACACATCGTCCCTTTCGATCGCGGAGTTGGCCGAGGCTACGCCCAATCCGTCGCGCTTCTTGGGTCTGCACTTCTTCAACCCCGTTCACATCATGGCGCTGGTCGAGGTCGTGCATGGGCCAGATACCTCGGGGGAAACGCTGGCCGCGGGGCTGGCCTTCGCCCGGTCGCTCGGAAAGGAGCCGATCTCGGTGAAGGACTCCCCGGGCTTCGCCTCCTCGCGGCTGGGTGTGATCCTGGGCCTGGAGGCCATGCGCATGGTGGAGGAGGGTGTGGCCAGTGCCCAGGACATCGACAAGGCGATGGAGCTGGGCTATCGCCATCCCATGGGTCCGCTCAAGCTCACGGACCTGGTCGGATTGGACGTGCGCCTGGGGATCGCCGAGTACCTGCACAGCGCGTTGGGGGCCCCGCACTTCGAGCCACCCGCCATCCTGCGCCGCATGGTCGCCGAGGGGAGGCTGGGCAAGAAAACCGGCCAGGGGTTCTACGATTGGACGGACGGAGCCAAAGGATGAGCGAGCAGAGCGTCGTCGTCACGGTCGAACCACCGCTGGCCTGGATCCGCATCGACCGACCGGACAAGCTCAACGCCCTGAACGAGTCGGTGCGGCAGCAGATCATGCAGGCCGTCGACGCGCTGGCCTCCGACGACGCCGTGAAAGTGGCCATCCTCCACGGCGCCGGCGAGAAGGCGTTCGTCGCGGGCGCCGATGTCAGCGAGTTCGCCGCCCGCACGCCGGCGGAGCAGCGCCGCATGTACCAGCTCCGCCGCGTGTATGATGCGGTGGCCGAGTTCCCGAAGCCGCTGATCGCCGCCATTCACGGCTACTGCCTGGGCGGTGGCTCCGAACTGGCGCTGGCGTGTGACGTGCGCGTAGCCGACGTGACGGCGCAGTTCGGACAGGCCGAGATTCGACTGGGATTGATCCCGGGCGCGGGAGGGACGCAGCGTCTCGCTCGCCTGGTGGGTCCCGGCCAGGCCATGCGCATCGCGCTGTCCGGGGACGTCATCGACGCCACCGAAGCGCACCGCATCGGGCTCGTGGAGATCCTGGCCGACGCCGGCCAACACCTGGGGAAGGCGCGCGAGCTGGCCGAGCGTATGGCCCGCTGGAGCCCGGTGGCGCTGCGGCTCGCCAAGCAGGCCGTACGCGCCGCGGCGGAGATGCCGCTGGCGGCCGGCCTGGAGCTCGAGAGGGAGCTCTTCCTGGCGGCCTTCGCCAGTGCCGACGGCCGCGAAGGCGTGCAGGCCTTCATCGAGAAACGGCGAGCGGAGTTCAGCGGCGCATGAGAACGAAGGTGTTGATCGCCTACCTGATCGCGCTGACCCTCGCCACCATCTGGCCGGGCGCGGCCCTCGCCAATCGGGTGCGCCCCTTCATCTTCGGTCTTCCTTTCAACTTCGCGTGGTACGCCTTCTGGATCCTCTTGGGCTTCGTGCTGTTCCTGTGGTTGGACGCCGAACAACAACGGCGGGAGCGCGGCCAATGAACGCCGGAACCCTTCCCTGCTTTGAACGGGCGGATCTGTAATGGAGCGCTGGGTCGTCGTCACCTCCATCCTGGTTCTTTACCTGGGCGTTACGCTCACGATCGGGCTGATGGCAGGGCGCCGCGCCAGCAAGAGCGTCCAGGGCTACGTGGCGGGCGACCGACAGTTCGGGCTGCTGGTCATGTACTTCGTGACCGGCGCCAGCGTGTTCTCGGCCTTCGCCTTCCTGGGCGGCCCCGGCTGGGCGTATTCGCAGGGAGCCGCCGCCTACTACATCCTGGCCTACGGCGTCATCGGCATGGGCGCCTGGTACTGGCTGGGACCTCGCATCGCGGGCGTGGGTCGTCGCCACGGCTTCGTGACGCAGGCGCAGCTCCTGATGGGGCGCTTCCCCTCGCGCGCTCTATCCCTGACGCTGGCCGTGCTGGCCGTGCTGGCCTTCATCCCCTACGTGACGCTGCAGATGTCGGGCGCTGCCATCGTGATCCAGGCGGTGACCGAGAACCACGTGCCCATCTGGTTGGGGGCGGCGCTCTCCTACGGCGTGGTGGTGTTGTACGTCCTGTTGGGCGGCGTGGCGGCAGTGGGGTGGACCAACACGTTCCAGGGCATCTTCATGCTCGCCATCGCCTGGACACTGGGGCTCTATCTGCCGATCCACCTGTACGGCGGCGTGGGAGAGATGTTCAACCAGATCGAGGCAGCCCGCCCCGAGCTGCTGTCACTTCCGGGGCTCACGGCCGCGGGCCAGCCCTGGGGTTGGGGAGGGTTCTCCAGCGCGATCCTGGTGAGTGCCATCGGGCTGATGATGTGGCCCCACTTGTTCATGAAGGCATTCACCGCCAAGGACGATCGCACGCTGCGCCGCACGGTGGTGCTCTTCCCCACCTTCCAGCTCTTCCTCATCCCGGTGTTTCTGATCGGGTTCGCAGGCGTGCTCTATCCCGGTAGCCCGCCCCGCCCCGACTTCATCCTGCCCTACCTGATCCTGGAGTCCAACCTCTCACCGATCGTGGTAGGGCTCTTCTGCGCGGGCGCGCTCTCCGCGTCCATGTCCACGGGCGATGCGCTGTTGCATGCGGCGGCCTCGGTGGCCATCGAGGACGGAGTGCACCCCTTCGCGCCGGGGCTCAGCGACAAGAGCCAGCAGCTCTGGATGAAGATCGTGCTGATCGGTGTGGCGCTGATCGCCTACGGCTTCGCCATCAGCGGCAGTCAGTCCCTCGTGGTGCTGTTGCTCACCGCCTACGGGATCATCTGTCAGTTCGCTCCCCCCATCCTGGCGGCGCTCTACTGGAAGCGCGCCACCACGCCCGGCGTGCTGACTGGGTTGATCTCCGGATCGGCCACCGCGCTCTGGTTCTACTTCCAGGGCGGGCGCCCCTTCGAGCTGCACGAGGGACTGCTGGGTCTGATGGTGCACATCCCTGTGCTGGTGGCGGTGAGTCTGATGACGCAGCCGCAGGATCCGGCGCACGTGGCGCGGTTCATGGGAGGGGGCACGGAAGAAGCGCCACGCTGACCGCCCGACGCGCCCGTCGCGATCGGAAAGAAC is a window from the Gemmatimonadota bacterium genome containing:
- a CDS encoding thiolase family protein; this encodes MSRTVWIIDAVRTPIGRHGGSLASVRPDDLAARTLEALVERTGIDPEALDDVIFGCTNQAGEDNRNVARMALLRAGFPVTVPGVTLNRLCGSGMQAVHSAFHQILAGEGDAFIVGGVESMSRAPWVLLKPETGYPRGTPEVADTVLGWRFTNPALPAEWTIGLGETAEVVAEEFGVTREAQDDFALESQRRAAEAMEAGRFQAEIVPVRIPQRRGDPLVVDVDEHPRPETTREGLARLRPVFKAGGTVTAGNSSGLNDGAAALLVMEESRARALGLEPLVRVVATGTAGLEPHRMGMGPVPASRKALTRAGLGPADLDLIELNEAFAAQALPCVRELELDPARVNVNGGAIALGHPVGCSGARILVTLAHEMRRRGSRHGLASMCIGVGQGIATVVEGP
- a CDS encoding enoyl-CoA hydratase-related protein, with the protein product MSEQSVVVTVEPPLAWIRIDRPDKLNALNESVRQQIMQAVDALASDDAVKVAILHGAGEKAFVAGADVSEFAARTPAEQRRMYQLRRVYDAVAEFPKPLIAAIHGYCLGGGSELALACDVRVADVTAQFGQAEIRLGLIPGAGGTQRLARLVGPGQAMRIALSGDVIDATEAHRIGLVEILADAGQHLGKARELAERMARWSPVALRLAKQAVRAAAEMPLAAGLELERELFLAAFASADGREGVQAFIEKRRAEFSGA
- a CDS encoding carbonic anhydrase yields the protein MRFLPQLFANNREWAEARVHEDPDFFSRLSRQQSPRFLWIGCSDSRVPANQIVGLDPGEVFVHRNVANVVRPGDLNLESVLQYAVATLQVTDVIVCGHYGCGGVQAALDAQPLAGPIDQWLEPIRAVRDAHAGELGTLAEPGARWRRLCELNVLAQVDAVAATPWVTEAWEADRTLHVHGWIYDVRDGLLHDLDAGLRGPDDRPNLTQG
- a CDS encoding sodium:solute symporter family protein translates to MERWVVVTSILVLYLGVTLTIGLMAGRRASKSVQGYVAGDRQFGLLVMYFVTGASVFSAFAFLGGPGWAYSQGAAAYYILAYGVIGMGAWYWLGPRIAGVGRRHGFVTQAQLLMGRFPSRALSLTLAVLAVLAFIPYVTLQMSGAAIVIQAVTENHVPIWLGAALSYGVVVLYVLLGGVAAVGWTNTFQGIFMLAIAWTLGLYLPIHLYGGVGEMFNQIEAARPELLSLPGLTAAGQPWGWGGFSSAILVSAIGLMMWPHLFMKAFTAKDDRTLRRTVVLFPTFQLFLIPVFLIGFAGVLYPGSPPRPDFILPYLILESNLSPIVVGLFCAGALSASMSTGDALLHAAASVAIEDGVHPFAPGLSDKSQQLWMKIVLIGVALIAYGFAISGSQSLVVLLLTAYGIICQFAPPILAALYWKRATTPGVLTGLISGSATALWFYFQGGRPFELHEGLLGLMVHIPVLVAVSLMTQPQDPAHVARFMGGGTEEAPR
- a CDS encoding aldehyde dehydrogenase family protein gives rise to the protein MEGVRTRLWIDGAWSDASDGTRVADVNPATHEVIAEIQFAGVSDVDRAVEAARSAAGPWASLNPHKRSALLWKLADLIEANAEELARLETADNGKPFFESHKVDLPSVVENFRYFAGLADKVQGDTIPVAGPFLNYTLREPVGVVGIIVPWNFPLSLAAWKVAPALACGNTIVLKPAEETPLTALRLAELAGEAGFPPGVLNVIAGDGETTGAALVRHPGVDAVAFTGSTEVGRIVMRTAADTLKKVSLELGGKSPNIVFADADLKAAVRGASTGIFYGMGEVCAAGSRILVESSIYDDFVAAFAERAATMNVGDPMDGKTRIGAIVSPAQTERIMRYVDAGRAEGARLLCGGERVQVNGRGNFVTATAFADVDPGMTIAQEEIFGPVAAIVRFEDLDDAIRIGNDTIYGLAAGVWTRDIGKAHRVAKELKAGTVWINTYNQYDSASPFGGYKSSGFGRDLGYQAALEKYTQTKSVWVALDR
- a CDS encoding 3-hydroxyacyl-CoA dehydrogenase family protein, producing the protein MRRVTVIGAGTMGHGIAQVAAASGYTVVLNDVSAAAVDAGLQRVRANLDKGVELGKVDPSARDVTLARLSGSGRVSEAVADADLVIEAIPERADLKRALFAGVAASAPTGALLATNTSSLSIAELAEATPNPSRFLGLHFFNPVHIMALVEVVHGPDTSGETLAAGLAFARSLGKEPISVKDSPGFASSRLGVILGLEAMRMVEEGVASAQDIDKAMELGYRHPMGPLKLTDLVGLDVRLGIAEYLHSALGAPHFEPPAILRRMVAEGRLGKKTGQGFYDWTDGAKG
- a CDS encoding MBL fold metallo-hydrolase produces the protein MRSSLALRTLAGALLLVAAPALAQTPHIRVTLLGTGRPDPAVDRFGPATLVQAGGQTLLFDAGRGVTQRLWQSGIPLGTVRALFLTHLHSDHTVGIPDLWLTGWLPTPFGRRDQPLEVWGPEGTGAMMTHLREAYDWDVRVRRDGEHLPPAGIEVTAHDVEEGLVFDREGVRVTVFLVDHGGLLEPAFGYRVDYAGHSVVISGDTRPSENLIRHASGADVLVHEVAAVRPELLAASASAPVAQRILGFHTSPEDAGRVFERVAPKLAVLTHVVLLTTDPAFPPPTADQVLSRAQSTYGGPLMLGEDLMAIEIGDSVAVHRPTPNPR